The stretch of DNA ACCACGTGATCACCCTCGCTGACCGAGGTCACTCCCTCACCGATCGCCTCCACGACGCCTGCACCTTCATGGCCGCCAACGATCGGTAGTGGAGCCGGAAGATCACCGGTAACCAGATGCTCGTCTGAGTGACATAGGCCAGAGGCGACAAGCTTGACACGCACCTCATGCGCGAGCGGATCAGCTAGCTCAACCTCCTCCACGCTCCAATCGGACTTCGGTTCCCATAACACGGCTGCTGGCATCTTCATGCATATCCCCCTTTGAACTGGCCCCAATCCTAGCAAAACAATGCCAGCCCGTGTGATCGGAAAAAGAATCCGTCTGGGTCGACGAAGCCGACAGGTGGCGCTCACTAATCTGGAGAGCACATGCAATCTTTTGTCCACCTTCACACCCATACCGAGTACTCGATGCTCGATGGGGCTGCCAGAATCAACGACGTCCTCGATAAGGCCCAAGAGGACCAGCAACCAGCGATGGCCATCACTGACCATGGCAACATGTACGGGGTTCTCGACTTCTACAAGGGCGCGAGGGCCCGTGGAATCAACCCGATCATCGGGATCGAGGCCTACATGGCAGGCCAGTCCCGTCGGGATCGACCTGCGCGTCGGGGTCGCATCGATGACACCGGTGGCGATGGTGACAGCGGTGAGAAAATGTATTATCACCTCGTCTTGCTTGCCGAAAACAACGTCGGTTACCACAACCTCATCCAACTCTCATCGCGAGCTTTCCTGGAGGGCTACTACTACAAACCCCGCATCGATTGGGAGCTCCTAGAGGAACACCACGAAGGACTGATCGCCACCACGGGGTGCCTCGGTGGCCTGGTACTCCAACAACTGCTCCGCGGTGACACCGATAAGGCGACCGCCATCGCCGGGAGACTCCAGGACATCTTCGGCAAGGAAAGTCTATTTATCGAACTCCAAGATCATGGGCTGGCCGAACAGCAACGCACCAACCCGCTACTCGTCGAGCTCGCTCGGACGATCGGCGCACCCCTCGTCGCCACCAACGATTCCCACTATGTGCATCGAGAGGACCATATGGCCCACGATGCGCTCCTGTGCATCCAAACTGGCGCCACCCTCAACGATGAGAATCGTTTTAAGTTCGATGGGTCAGAGCACTACGTCAAGACAGCCGCGGAGATGCGCGAGCTTTTCCGTGATCTCCCGGAAGCTTGTGACAACACGCTCGCTATTGGGGAACGCTGCAACGTCACGATCGAGTTCGGTGCCCCACAACTACCTGAGATTCCTATCCCCCAGGAGTTCCAAGCCAGCGACTACCATCAGTCCGCCACCATCTATCTGCGTCACCTCACCGAGGCCGGTGCTCACGAACGCTACGGAGCTACGCTCGACGAGCGCACACGCTCGCGCATCGACTACGAACTCGCCGTCATCGCCGAGATGGGCTTCTCGGGTTACTTTCTGGTGGTCTGGGACCTCATCCGTCATGCCGTCGAGTCACACATTCGTGTCGGGCCTGGCCGCGGATCAGCGGCCGGATCGGTCGTCGCCTACTGCCTGCGAATCGTTGACCTCGATCCGATCCGGTACGACTTGCTCTTTGAACGCTTCTTGAATCCAGGCCGGACTCAGATGCCCGACATCGATATGGACTTCGACGAGCGATATCGATCCGAGATGATTCGCTATGCCGGTCGTCGCTACGGTGCCGACCACGTCGCCCAAATCGTCACCTTCTCCACCATCAAAGCACGAGCCGCTGTCCGGGATGCCGCCCGCGTATTGGGTCTCCCGTACGCCGTTGGTGACCGCATCGCCAAAGTCATGCCTCCCCTCGTCATGGGACGTGACACCCCCTTGGCGGCCTGCCTTGAACTCAAGCCAGGTTTCGAGGATGGCTATCAGGCAGCCGCCGAGTTACGGGAGATGGTCGAGACCGATCCTGAGGTCAAGACCGTCGTTGATGTTGCCACAGGACTGGAGGGCCTGCGACGCCAAGATGGCATTCACGCGGCGGCCGTTGTCATTACCAACGAGCCCCTCACGACCTATCTCCCAATCCAACGCAAGCCAGATCCGGGTCAAGACCCATCACTTGCCCCCATGGTCACCCAGTATGAGATGCACGGGGTTGAAGAACTGGGACTACTGAAGATGGACTTCCTCGGACTTCGCACCCTTTCGGTGCTTGACCGCGCCATCGAGCTGATCAAAGAGTCTCGCGGCATTGCCCTCACCCTCGAAGGAATCCCGCTCGATGATGAACCAACTTTTGCAATGCTGCGCGAGGCAGACACCATCGGCGTCTTCCAGCTGGAGGGTACCCCAATGCGGGCCCTCGTTCGCTCGCTCGCGCCAACCCGTTTTGACGACATCGCCGCCCTCACTGCTCTGTATCGACCAGGTCCAATGGCGGCAAATATGCATAACGATTACGCCGACCGCAAGAACGGGCGTAAGCAGATCACCTACCTCCATCCCGATCTCGAAGAACTCCTCTCTGATACCTATGGTCTCATGATCTATCAGGAGTCAGTGATGCGGGTCGCGCAGAAGTTCGCTGGCTATACCCTGGCCGAAGCGGACAATCTCCGCAAAGCCTGTGGCAAGAAGATTCGCGCATTGATCGCCGCCGAACGAGAGAAGTTCGTCAAGGGATGCATCGACACCGGCTACGGCGAGCAGATCGGTACTGAGCTATTCAACATTATCGAACCCTTCGCCGACTACGCCTTCAACAAGTCCCACTCCTATGGCTATGGACTCATCGCCTACCAAACCGCCTACTTAAAGGCCAACTACCCAACCCAGTATTTAGCCGCTCTCTTGACCTCGGTCAAGGACGATAAGGACAAGACCGCCCTCTATCTCGCAGAGGCTAGCGCCCATGGGATCTCAGTCCTCGTCCCCGATATCAACCACTCGATGGCGGACTTTGTCGTGGTGAAGGAGGGTGACAAGGAGGAGATTCTCTTCGGACTTGCCGCCATTCGCAACGTCGGAGAGGGCTTGGTAGCGATGATCGTCTCTGAACGCGAGGCGAATGGCCCCTTCCAGGACTTTGGCGACTTCTGCCTCCGTGTCGACCCAGTGGTACTCAACAAGCGCACGATCGAATCACTTATCAAGGGTGGGGCCTTTGACAGCCTCGGTTACGCGCGCAAGGGGCTCGCTGAGATCCATGAGAGCGTGATTGACCAGGCGCTCGACAAGCGTCGCGAGCGGGATCGAGGCGTCTTCTCGCTCTTCGAAGACCCAACCGACGTAGCCGCAGGGGTCGTCACACTTGAGATTAACCCATCCACCGACGAGTGGCCCAAGGATCTTCTCTTAAAGGCCGAGCGGGAGATGCTCGGTCTCTACGTTAGTTCTCATCCCCTCGCGGGTCTCGATGCACAGTTGGCCAAGATCGCCGCCTTGAAGGTCGCCGAGGTTCTCGAACTAGCCGAGACGGGAGTGAGTCAGGCTGTCACCGTTGTCGGAGTTGCGACGACCCTCACGAAACGTCACACCAAGAAGGGCGAGCTGATGGGGACGATCACCTTAGAGGATCTCCGTGGGGCCATCGAAGTGATGGTCTTTCCAAAGACCATGGCAGAGTTCGGTCAGCTCCTCACCCAAGACACGGTTTTAAAGATTCAGGGACGTCTTGACACCCGAGAGGAACGCCCCAAGATCGCCGCCATGGCCATCGAGGTCGTGGAGCTCACGCAACCCGAGTTTGTCGATGGAGCGGAGGTTGCGACGCTGGTCATGCCTGAGGAGCTCGCTAGTCGTAGTGAACTCGAACGGCTTCGCCAAGTTCTCGAAGCTCACGAAGGTGAACACCCAGTGGTCCTCAAGATCGGCTCGATGCGCTTCCTGGTTGACGGCCTCTCGATCCCCATCGACAACAACCTGATCGGGCACCTGCGAAGTAGCTTTGGCGACCGGGTGGCGTTCGCATGACCACGGATCCATTCCGCGAATCCTGCATATGACTCCTCCTTAGGTGTGCGGTCCACCCACCGCTCCCAGAGTTCGAGTCGGTGACCGACTCGAACTCTGGACCTACCGAGAGCACACTGATGGAGCTGCGAGATCAATCGGTGGGGGTTGTTCTTCGCTGTTGGCGAAACTCGCCATAGTCCAGGTGAGGGTGACCAAGCCCTCGTGCTCGATCGTGGTGTCCGCGTTCTTGTCGCAATCGTGAGCGCTCCCGCACCCGTCTCGTACGCTCGATAACACTAATGCAGCGTGATCCACCTATACCAAGAGCACATCTCAAAGGTTCGTCCGGACACATCTCCGTGACAGGGTCTCGCGCCTGCATCAACGCTACAGAATCGTCAACACTACCGAGGACACCACGATCACCAGACATTCCTCCTGATCGGCACCAGTGCTCGCATAGCTGACGAGGGACTTCATCAACTCGAGGCAAAGGGCTCAGCGGCGATCTCATCCGTCCAATCACCCAGCCAGCGTTCAAAGTCAGCGACTGCCAGTGGCGGCGAAAGTACGAATCCCTGGAGCTCGTCGCAGTTAATACGGGCCACGCTCTCATGCGATACCATGTTCTCAACCCCTTCGACGACGATCCTTAGCCCGAGGTGATGGCCCATTTTGACCATCGAACGGATCACAAATGACTCAGCCCCGAAACCATCCTGGCCCAAAAATGACCGATCGATCTTGACCTCATCGAGTGGGAGGCGTTCAAGGTAGGCCAATGATGAATAGCCAGTGCCAAAGTCGTCCAGGCTGATTCTGACCCCCAAGGCACGTAACTCGGTCAGTACCTGGGTCCCTTTTGCCTCGTCCGACATGATTGCCGATTCCGTGAGCTCCAGCGTCAACTGATCCACCGGTACCCTCGCCTCACCAAGAGCCCTCATCACCCGCTCTGGGAGCGAAGGATCTGCGAGATCTCGAGCCGATACATTCACCGCCATCCCAAGGATCAATCCATGCTCTCTCCAGGTGGCTGCCTGCCGAAGTGCAGTGACGAGCACCCAGGAGGTCAGCTGACGTATGATCCCCGTAGCTTCAGCCAATGGGACAAACTGATCCGGGCCGAGCAATCCAAGGGTGGGGTGTGCCCAACGCACGAGCGCCTCAACACCCACCACCAAACCGGTGTTTAAATCAAGTTTGGGTTGATAATGCAGAAGAAGTTCATTGTTTTGGATCGCCCTCGGCAACTCAAGGAGCAGGCCTGGAACAGTCGACTGCGCCCGATCCACGCTGGCATCGTAGACAACCACGCCAACCGTTGTACGTT from Ferrimicrobium sp. encodes:
- the dnaE gene encoding DNA polymerase III subunit alpha, coding for MQSFVHLHTHTEYSMLDGAARINDVLDKAQEDQQPAMAITDHGNMYGVLDFYKGARARGINPIIGIEAYMAGQSRRDRPARRGRIDDTGGDGDSGEKMYYHLVLLAENNVGYHNLIQLSSRAFLEGYYYKPRIDWELLEEHHEGLIATTGCLGGLVLQQLLRGDTDKATAIAGRLQDIFGKESLFIELQDHGLAEQQRTNPLLVELARTIGAPLVATNDSHYVHREDHMAHDALLCIQTGATLNDENRFKFDGSEHYVKTAAEMRELFRDLPEACDNTLAIGERCNVTIEFGAPQLPEIPIPQEFQASDYHQSATIYLRHLTEAGAHERYGATLDERTRSRIDYELAVIAEMGFSGYFLVVWDLIRHAVESHIRVGPGRGSAAGSVVAYCLRIVDLDPIRYDLLFERFLNPGRTQMPDIDMDFDERYRSEMIRYAGRRYGADHVAQIVTFSTIKARAAVRDAARVLGLPYAVGDRIAKVMPPLVMGRDTPLAACLELKPGFEDGYQAAAELREMVETDPEVKTVVDVATGLEGLRRQDGIHAAAVVITNEPLTTYLPIQRKPDPGQDPSLAPMVTQYEMHGVEELGLLKMDFLGLRTLSVLDRAIELIKESRGIALTLEGIPLDDEPTFAMLREADTIGVFQLEGTPMRALVRSLAPTRFDDIAALTALYRPGPMAANMHNDYADRKNGRKQITYLHPDLEELLSDTYGLMIYQESVMRVAQKFAGYTLAEADNLRKACGKKIRALIAAEREKFVKGCIDTGYGEQIGTELFNIIEPFADYAFNKSHSYGYGLIAYQTAYLKANYPTQYLAALLTSVKDDKDKTALYLAEASAHGISVLVPDINHSMADFVVVKEGDKEEILFGLAAIRNVGEGLVAMIVSEREANGPFQDFGDFCLRVDPVVLNKRTIESLIKGGAFDSLGYARKGLAEIHESVIDQALDKRRERDRGVFSLFEDPTDVAAGVVTLEINPSTDEWPKDLLLKAEREMLGLYVSSHPLAGLDAQLAKIAALKVAEVLELAETGVSQAVTVVGVATTLTKRHTKKGELMGTITLEDLRGAIEVMVFPKTMAEFGQLLTQDTVLKIQGRLDTREERPKIAAMAIEVVELTQPEFVDGAEVATLVMPEELASRSELERLRQVLEAHEGEHPVVLKIGSMRFLVDGLSIPIDNNLIGHLRSSFGDRVAFA